ATGCAAAAGGGCATAATTGTTGGCGCTGCAATTGCCATAATTTGCTCACTGATGGGCATATTCTTGGTTCTAAGAAGATACTCCTTGTTTGGCGATGCATTATCCCACATGGCATTTGGAGGAATATCTCTGGGGTTGTTCTCTGGAATTTATCCATTGTGGACTGCATACACTGTTTCTATTTTGGGTGCGCTAGGCATGACCAAGCTTCGAAAAAGCACAAAAATCTCTGGCGATGCGGCAATTGCTGTATTACTAGTGTCTGGGTTTGGAATCGGCGTGTTACTGATATCTGCAACAGGGGGATTCTCTGTGGATTTGTTTAGCTTTTTGTTTGGAAGCATACTTTTGATCAGCGATGAAGACACCATACTGATTCTTACTATTAGTGCTGGCGTGGTTGCATCTTTAGCGTTACTACGAAAAAAATTGCTCCACTTTGCATTTGATGAGGAGCAGGCAAGAGTAAGTGGACTGAACGTCGATAGGCTCAACTATGTTTTTGTAATAATTGCGGGAATTACGGTAATTACTTCAATGAGGTTGGTTGGAATATTGCTCATATCTGCTCTGATTGTTCTGCCAAATATTACCAGCATGCTTTTGGGTAAAAGCTTCAAGCAGACAGTAATCATATCGATTTTGATTTCCATTTTCTCTGTCGTATTTGGAATAGTATTGTCGTATTACCTTGATTTGGCTCCTTCTGGCACAGTAGTGATGATCTCCGTTGCAATTTTGGTCGTAACCCTTTGTGCAAAATATCTAGGCTTGGTTGGTAAAGCAGCGCCAATTACAAAAATCATCAAGTAAAATCGGAAAATGAATTTTTCTTGCCATTTTCTGCTCCTATGCGCTTTAGCTGAAATTTCAGATCTTCATATTCCAGCTGATTCTTTTTCTAGTTTTAGATGAGCAACTATTACCTTGAATTCCCCTTCTTTTCCTTTAGTCTATCAGAGAATCGATTCTCCGCTTGTCGTAGATGCTTTTTACAAAAAACAGCGAAGTGGCAATTATTCCTCCAGAGATCAGAGGCGATGCCAGCTCAAAATATCGTATCTCAAATTCTCGCTGTGGTGTGGCACTCATTTGTGGAACTTCTGATATAGCTACATGACCAAGCTTGTTTTGGCGTTGCTCGACAAACCAAATGTCGCCGTTTTTGTCGCTTAGCAAAAATTGCGTAAACGTTGTCTGCGACGGTATGTTAAGTTCTGCAAATTCGTCCTTCTGCTGGTCATAGATCCCAAGCCTGTCCGTTGTGTGCTGTGCAATCCAAAGATTTCCGAACTTGTCAGGAGCTACTGCAAATGGTAATGAGATTGGATCTGTCACAGTAACTACGCTACTAAATGTCTCCAGATATGGGTCGAATCTGACTATACCTAGTCCAGTGTGCTCTGATACCAATAAAGTTCCATCCATGTCAAATATCAAAAAGAACGGCTCCTTTAGTGGCAATGCTGGAGAGAATTCTCGCATTTTGCCTGTGCTTGGTTCGATTACTCCAATTTTTCCTCCCTGGGACTCTGCAAACCAGATCATTCCGTTTTGATCACGAGTCAGAGCTACTGGGCCTGAGGGGTTTGTTGGGATTTTGTATTCTGTGAACTGCTCGGATACTACATCGTATTTTAGCAGCATGTGCTGGTCTACTAGTGCAATCCATACATTTCCATCATTATCTGTCTCAAGCGATATTGGAATCGACTTCATTGGAAGTGGAATTATTGTGAATTGCTCTGATTCCGTGTCAAAGTAGCCTATTTTTCCTTCAGGTGTGTCGGTAAACCAGACTCTGTTACCATCCAGCTTCAAAAAAACGGTTGTCTTTCCATCAAATTGGTACGGCGTAAACTCTTTTTCTGATATTGAAAACTTCCAAAGCCTTGGCTTTGATGAATCGCTAAGCCAAATATTGTCTCCATCATACACGGGATAAAGTGGAGCTGCATTTTCTGTGAGGGTATATTCAGTAATGTCTGTTTTAAGCTCAGAGAGTCGCGGTTTTACTATAGCAGAAAAGCTGACACTTTCGTTTGGGTTGTTACTTCTTTGCGCATCAATTTCTACATTCCATGTTCCAGAAAAACCAAATGTCATTTCTCCCTCGTAGTTATTGTCTTTCTTTTCAAGTGGAATTGCTATTGGCGAGATGTTTTTTTGTGGGTTTGAGACCTTGGCGCCAAGCTCTGTTAGGTCATCAAGCGGTTTTCCATTGGAATCTAGCACTGTGATGGAAATTGTATTTGCGCCGCTCTTTAGCGGGGTAATATCCACTACAAATCTGAGGCTATCAGAGAATGCAAAAGTACTAAAACCATCTGGGATTTGTGATCGTATTTCCTCACCCTGGCTTGCTGGCAGTGATGAATTTGTCAACAATGACACAACACCAATGAGTATGATTCCCAAAACTGCCTCCATCCTCAATGATCTTGAAAGCTTTTGATGCACTGGCGATCCGAGTGACTTTTCAGCAGGCCTCTGAATTCTAAACTGGTTGTATCCACCCAGTGCAACCATTACAGAGCCAATTGCTATTTTTGCAATGATCATCCAACCGTAATATGACTGGCTAAGCAAGCTAACATCGTCTTCTAAGAGCCACAACAATGTTGGCCCAGTTATGATTACAATTCCCAATGAAATTATGATCACAGAGGAAAATCTTGGAATCACCAAAAGGCTTGCAAGCTCTTTTTTGGTATTGTCCAGCTTTCCAAGTGCCGGAATCAGAATGAATCCAAAGAATATGACCCCGCCAA
This portion of the Nitrososphaerota archaeon genome encodes:
- a CDS encoding metal ABC transporter permease; translated protein: MQKGIIVGAAIAIICSLMGIFLVLRRYSLFGDALSHMAFGGISLGLFSGIYPLWTAYTVSILGALGMTKLRKSTKISGDAAIAVLLVSGFGIGVLLISATGGFSVDLFSFLFGSILLISDEDTILILTISAGVVASLALLRKKLLHFAFDEEQARVSGLNVDRLNYVFVIIAGITVITSMRLVGILLISALIVLPNITSMLLGKSFKQTVIISILISIFSVVFGIVLSYYLDLAPSGTVVMISVAILVVTLCAKYLGLVGKAAPITKIIK
- a CDS encoding copper resistance protein CopD; translated protein: MKILPLFLLFFVLSVPSAYAHPLIDDSNPKASTNVGAGITQITIDFSEAVDVGFSYIKVFDNNGNQIDNKNTRYQNPDDESILTVTTPLLQDGVYTVTTQVLSKVDGHLVPYAFVFGVGDVELPPPPQITIEQQIYFPEAGARFPGMVGQVIVLGAAISSLLIWRGVKKPWIRENLEFQKFFHGKFSTITGIGLFAVFASNIMILIIQTIRLQTSASDVLETSFGTIWIIRMGLTVVLLAVWFLLENKTAGAPRKQLLVLGLSLALIGTTTAIGHGAASEQFSAIVIDYAHNLIASVWIGGVIFFGFILIPALGKLDNTKKELASLLVIPRFSSVIIISLGIVIITGPTLLWLLEDDVSLLSQSYYGWMIIAKIAIGSVMVALGGYNQFRIQRPAEKSLGSPVHQKLSRSLRMEAVLGIILIGVVSLLTNSSLPASQGEEIRSQIPDGFSTFAFSDSLRFVVDITPLKSGANTISITVLDSNGKPLDDLTELGAKVSNPQKNISPIAIPLEKKDNNYEGEMTFGFSGTWNVEIDAQRSNNPNESVSFSAIVKPRLSELKTDITEYTLTENAAPLYPVYDGDNIWLSDSSKPRLWKFSISEKEFTPYQFDGKTTVFLKLDGNRVWFTDTPEGKIGYFDTESEQFTIIPLPMKSIPISLETDNDGNVWIALVDQHMLLKYDVVSEQFTEYKIPTNPSGPVALTRDQNGMIWFAESQGGKIGVIEPSTGKMREFSPALPLKEPFFLIFDMDGTLLVSEHTGLGIVRFDPYLETFSSVVTVTDPISLPFAVAPDKFGNLWIAQHTTDRLGIYDQQKDEFAELNIPSQTTFTQFLLSDKNGDIWFVEQRQNKLGHVAISEVPQMSATPQREFEIRYFELASPLISGGIIATSLFFVKSIYDKRRIDSLID